The following proteins are co-located in the Verrucomicrobiota bacterium genome:
- a CDS encoding TetR/AcrR family transcriptional regulator, which produces MARTGKREQIMQAAEKLFTSKRLHEITLDDIAHEAHIGKGTIYTYFKDKDDLFFQVATAGFEELCDLLERRVVGDAPFEEQLLQACGAITAFFGRRRQLFRMIQTEDARMSLCRSDLQQRWQEKRQLLVEALGRILRKGQLEGLVRSGLSDQTLATFLMGLLRARGRNLGGSKDVIGDDVLVDLFMRGAGPRDAGAHDAGARDAGTHDAGARDAGAQDAGPRDAGARDAGQKAPATPGTTDSPQT; this is translated from the coding sequence ATGGCCAGGACCGGCAAGCGCGAACAGATCATGCAAGCGGCCGAGAAGCTGTTCACCAGCAAGCGCTTACATGAGATCACGCTCGACGATATCGCCCACGAGGCCCACATCGGCAAGGGGACGATCTACACCTACTTCAAGGACAAGGACGACCTGTTCTTCCAGGTGGCTACCGCCGGGTTCGAGGAGCTGTGCGACCTGCTCGAGCGCCGGGTCGTCGGCGACGCCCCGTTCGAGGAACAGTTGCTCCAGGCGTGCGGGGCGATCACGGCCTTCTTCGGACGGCGCCGCCAGCTCTTCCGCATGATCCAGACCGAGGACGCCAGGATGTCTCTGTGCCGAAGCGACTTACAGCAACGCTGGCAGGAGAAGCGCCAACTCTTGGTGGAAGCGTTGGGCAGGATCCTGCGCAAGGGCCAGCTCGAAGGGCTGGTCCGCAGCGGTCTGTCCGACCAGACGCTGGCCACCTTCCTGATGGGGCTGCTGCGCGCACGGGGCAGGAATCTGGGTGGAAGCAAGGACGTTATCGGAGATGACGTGTTGGTGGACCTGTTCATGCGAGGCGCAGGCCCGCGAGACGCGGGTGCGCACGATGCGGGTGCGCGAGACGCGGGTACGCACGATGCGGGTGCGCGAGACGCGGGTGCGCAGGATGCGGGCCCGCGAGACGCGGGTGCGCGAGACGCAGGACAGAAGGCGCCAGCCACACCGGGCACCACAGACTCTCCACAGACGTGA